CAATTGATGCCATACTCTTGTACTCTGCTTCAGCAGAGCTTCTTGAGATGGTGGACTGCTTCTTCGACTTCCAGGATATGAGAGAATCACCATACATGATAAGGTACCCTGTGATGGATCGTCTAATGTTAAGGCATGAGGCCCAGTCTGCGTCACAAAATGCATGTAGCTGGGCTACACTAGAAGCAGAAAAAAGGATACCCAAGCCAGGAGCATGCTTGATGTATCTAACCACACGACTAACAACCTCCATGTGAGATGCTTTGGGGGAATGCATAAATTGGCTAAGAGTTTGGACTGCAAAATATATGCCATGCCAACTGATGGTAAAATATAGTAAACGACCAATCAGTCGTTGATATACACTGGGGTCAGTAAGCAATTGATCACCATTTGCCCCAACATGCTGATCAAAAACAACTGAAGTGAGTTTCAAATTAGGTTCCAATGGGATAGCTAAAGGCATAGAACTAGTCAATCCCAAATCAGAGAGGAGCTCTAGAGCATACTTTCGTTGATGCATCAATATGCCCTCCTTACTTCTAGCAAATTCCAGCCCAAGAAAATATCTTAGCTCACCAAGATCTTTAATTTTGAAACTAAGCTGCAACATGTCTTTAGTTTCCTGGATGAGTTCAGAGTCATTGCCTGTGATCAAGAGATCATCTACATAGATCAAAACTATGACCATTTTGTCTAACACCTTTTTTTGTAAGTAAGGAGTAATCCAGATGACTCTGAGTAAAGCCAGAAAATACTAAAGTAGTGGTCAATTTGATGTTCCACTGACGAGATGCCTGCTTAAGTCCATAGAGAGACTTAAGCAGCCTACAAACATGTTGCTCCTCATGTGACTGTGTGAAGCCAGAAGGTAATTGCATATAGACTTCCTCAGTTAAATCACCTTGTAGGAATGCATTAAACACATCCATCTGATAAATTTGTCACTTGTGAGCTGCTGCTAAGGATAGAACTGCTCTCACTGTCACTATTTTCACCACAGGTGAAAAGGTTTCTTGATAGTTAATTCCCCCCTTTTGACCATAACCCTTTGCGACAAGCCTTGCTTTGAACCTTTCAATATCACCTGAATTTATATATTTTATCTTTTACACCCATTTATATCCGATGGCTTTTTTCCCAGGAGGAAGAGGCATGATGGACCAAGTATGATTGTCTTCTAGTGCTTGTATCTCTGCTTTCATAGCATCAACCTATCTTGGGTCCTTTGCAGCTTCAAAGTAAGTTCTTGGTTCAACTTTTGTGGAGAGTTTAGCAACAAAACTCTAATAAGTAGGTGCAAGAGCCCTGTAGTTTAATACATAAGTGAGAGGATATAGGCAAGTATTGGcagtcctctttttttttttgtctagTTGAACATAATCTTGAAGCCAAATTGGAGTTTTACTAAGTCTGCCTAACTTTCTTAATGGTTCTGAAGGAAGTATTTGAGGTTGAGAAGAAGAGGGAACTTCTGATGCAACAGGAATTTTTGAGACAATATGAGAAGTTGATGTAGACAATGTAGGAGCAACATGAATTTTTGATGTAACATGAGAAGCTGGTGCAAACACTGTAGGAGTTATAGGCTCAGATGGGACATGTTGTCTCAGTTCTTAATAGGAGGGAAATCCAGAAGAAGGCTGAGGAAAAACTGGAGTCACAGTGGTCATGTGCTGTTGGAAAGGAAAGACTCCTTCATTGAAGACCACATCTCTCCTTACAAAAATGGACTTGTTGTCCATTTCATACAACTTATATCCTTTCTGAGTAGAAGCATAGCCTAGAAACACTGACTTGATTGCTCTAGACCCAAACTTGTCTCTCCTAACCAAGTTGGTGGCATAGCATAAACTGCCAATGACCCTCGTATGTGACAAATTAGGTGGTCTATTGTATAACACCTCAAAAGGAGATTTATTACCTGTACTAATGATGGAACTCTATTGATCACATAGACTGCTGATTCTACACAGTCTCTCCAGAATCTAAGAGGTTAATGCCCTTGAAATCTGATAGCCCTAGCCATTTCTAGGATATGTCTATGCCTCCTTTCTACCCCCCCCCATTTTGTTGTAGGGTATATGGACAAGAACTCTGATGTAGGATACCATATTGTTTAAACAATGTGTTGTAGTTTCTATTAATGAACTCTGAGTCATTGTCTAATCTGAAGATCTTTATCCTCTTGTTAAACTGATTCATAACCATTATTATAAAATCTTTCAACATAGTCATTACATCAGACTTAAGTTGTAACATAAAAATCCAAGTCCATCTAGAAAAGTCATCAACCAATGTTAGAAAGTATCTCATTCCATTATAAATGGGCACCTTATATGGCCCCCAAACATCCATATGAACCAAATGAAAAGAATCATTTGTCTTACTACAACTGACTGGAAAAGGAACTCTTGTTTGTATAGCTAAAGGAAAAATGTCACAATGACTTATTATAAAACTAGAATTATCTCTAAAAACACTAATTTTCTTGATCACTATCACAGGCACATGCCCTAAGCTCTTGTGTCAAATAACTGCATTCAACTCTCCAGAAACTGCTATTGCTTTTGGTCCTTCAGTAATTGGTTTCTTTTTCCTTGAATTTAGGACATATAAGTCATCTTCTTCCTTACTAATCTCCTTCACCCTCCCAGTGAAGAGATCCTTAAAGACAAAGAAATTGGAAAAAAATGGCACAACAGTTCAAAGCCTTTGTTAGCTTAGACATAGAGAGAAGATTAAACTTAAAGTCTGGTACACAAAGCACATTATCAATCAAGTCACCTCTTGCCAAGTGACAATCTCCCAATTAAGTAATACTTGTTGATTCTCCATTAGACAACTGAACCTTCACAGAATTTCCTACTGACACACCATTTTTTAGTGCAGATTCATCATTAATCATGTGATTTGTTGGCCCTGTATCTACTATCCATTTCAGTACATTCAAATTATCAGATAAAATTTTACCTTCCATGTTAGCACTAGCCTCAGATACTTGAGACTTGTTTAGCAGTATTAATATTTGGTTTTActgttttggattaaaaatggaGCTAAGACTTGTCTGTTTCCTTATTGTTGTCTTGTGTTAATCATATGTTGAGCCTGTGCagtgttttgttgttgttgattgagaACAATATCAGTTGCATGATTACCTCCTATGATTGCATTTGCTTTATTCTTCCCCTTGAAATCAACCGAATAACCTATTATCTTATAACAATTTTCTTTGAGATGGTTTTTCATTTTACAAAACTCACAGTGCATGAGCTTGTAACAATTCTCTCTGTTATGTTCTTTCATGTTGCAATAATCACAAAACATAGGAAAATTCCTTCTAGGTTTCTGAGTTCCTTTTGTAGTAAAGAGTGATGTGGGATCAATGTGTTCACCTAACCCATAACTACCACCAGATACTAGTTTTTAACTCTCATCCTGAACAATCATGGCATATGCTTGGTTTACTAATGGTGTTGGTGACATCATTAGAATTTGACTGCGAGCTTGACTATATCCATCATTTAAGCCCATTAGAAATTGCAATAACCTTTGATTTGTCAAGTGAGTAACAAAGTCTTTGGACTTATCACAGCAGGAAGACACATGCATAATGGAATCAGTTTTATCCCAAAGATCTTTCAATTTTGAGTAATAAACAGAGACAGCTGAAATACCTTGAGTAAATATAGCAACTTCCTTATAAAGATGATAGATTCTAGTGAGATTAACCCTATCAAATTTCTCCTTTAAATCATTCCAAACAGAATAAGCATCAGGACGAAAGAGTATACCGCCAAGGAGATCCTTGCTTACATTGCTCATAATCCATGATTTCACCAAAGCATTGCAGCGATCCCACTGTTTCTCCAAATCCTTGCCAACATTAGCTCGACGAATGATGTCGTCGATAAATCCGAGCTTGTTTTTGCATTCCAACGCCAGCAGCGTCGCGCGACTCCAAATGCTATAATTTTCCATTTTGATGAGCAATACTCCAGTTTGTACCACTCCCGGCGAATCCTACGACTGTAGATAAAGCGGATGGTCGTGGTCAATTGTGTTAGAACTAGATTCAGTGCTAGAATTCACCATAATTGCAAAATTAGGTTTTCAGCGAACTTCGAAGATGAATAATTTCTCGATTTCCTTTTAAAATTGACGAAGAAAATTCCAAAATTCTTTCAATTagaagctctgataccatgttgaatTATGTGATGAACACATATTCAGTGTGTATGTGTGATTGATTGAGTGAGTAAATGAGAGAATTGAGTACAAAGGAAATGAGCTATAACAGAGTTGCAAAAGGAAAAATGATCTCTCTTACATTTACAACATGAGATACAAGTATTTCTATACAATGACTAACTATAGTTTACTTTAACTAATAATTAACTACCTGGGTTAAGTTATCAACTAACTATGGTTGAGTGAGCTAACTAACTAAGTACCATGTGTACAACTAGCACTATCTTCTACAATAATTCCTCCTACTTTTGTTATTTCTATTTTGGAGAGGGACAAGGTAGGAACTATGTGTCCTAGAACAATTCCCGTATGTAATGAATTATGTAATGACTCCTAGTATGAGTTTTTAATATATGTccttattaccaaaaaaaaaaattccttaagCTTAGCTACCACAACTACATAGCTAGCAAGAAAGGAACCATATCTAAACTCCAAATTCAATTAACCCTATATTACATGACTGACATAAAGTATCACAAATACATAGCTAGCAAGAAGGAACTGTGTCTAAACACCAAATTCGATACATCATTTACTACCTGACTTGACATGCATATGCAGTACAACAAATATATAGCTAGCAAGACAGAACCATGTCTAAACACCAAGTTTAATAAACCGTATACGATATAACTCGACATATACACGCAGTTCCACAAACACATAGCTAGCAAGAAGGAACCATGTCTAAACTCTAAATTCAATAAACCATACTCCCTCAGTTCtagtttatgtgaacttatttcctttttggtccattccaaaaagaatgacccctttctaaatatgaaaacaatttagcttaaacttccaattctacccttaatgagaagattTTATAACCCCACAAATACACTGGACCCCTTTCTGACACGTCtaggaccacaaattctaaaagtcttcattttttcttatactccgtgcccagtcaaacatgtTTACATAAATTGGAAAGGAGAGAGTATATTACATGACTCAACATACACATGCAGTGCCACAATACATATATAGCTAGCAAGAAGGAACCATGTCTAAACTCCAAATTTAATAGTAAATCGTATACTATCTAACTCGAGATACACACGTAGTACCACAAATACTAGCTAGCAAAAAGGAACCATGTCTAAACTCCAAATTCAATAAATCGTATATTACATGACTCGGCATACACGTGCACGCATAGGTGGAGAAACTAGCATGCACAAAACTAGGATACATTCACTCACATCCACATTTAGGGCATATGACTCTTTTACAATGGGCTTTTTTCTTGGCCTGGAAATGGTTTTAGATGGATGTTTACAAGCAACTATATAGAGGTGAAGATTCTTCATTACTACACTTGAACAGAAAGACATTGTAGATGGAGATAATGGCTCTGCCATTGCAGCAAAACATTTCCATTAGCATTAATTTCAGATTGCCCTATCTTTGTACAATATCCACATACCCAAGTTTCTCTTTAACAAACGAAAACACAAAAAATAGGAAACTACAAAATCCGAAACAGACTCGGGGAAACCCAAAAACCCACATCAGTCTTCCAAAATCACGACAAACCCAGCTGATTTTCAATCAAAGAAGCCCTCCCAAAACCAAAATTGAAGCTCTTGAAACTGTCATCAGTAAATTAGAGTCTACAGTAAGCAATGGCACTGAGGTTAATGACCCACAAATCTTCGCTTCCCTTTTAGAAACATGCTTTAATTTACAGGCTATTGATCACGGTATCCGTGTTCATCGGCTCATCCCCGAGAAACTTTTACGTAAAAACGTTGGCATTTCATCGAAACTGATAAGGCTTTACGCTTGCAGTGGACAAACCAAGAAGGCACATGAACTGTTTGATAAAATGCCAAAGAGAAATGCCTCAGCATTTCCTTGGAATTCGATTATATCTGGCTATGCTGAGAATGGCTTGTTTGAAGATGCGCTGGCAATTTATTTTCAGATGGTGGAGGAGGGTGTGGAGCCCGATTGTTACACTTTCCCACGTGCGTTGAAGGCATGTGGAGGAGTTGGATTGATTCATGTAGGAGAGGAAGTTCATCGGCATGTGATTCGTCGTGGGTTGGAAAGTAATGGGTTTATTTTAAACGCGCTTGTTGATATGTACGCCAAATGTGGTGATATTGTTAAGGCTCGGAAACTCTTTGATCAAATTGGGACAAAGGATTTGGTTTCTTGGAATTCAATGCTCATTGGATACATTAGGCATGAGCTCATTAGTGAGGCGTTCAACTTGTTTCATCTTATGATACGTGAAGGAATAGTACCTGACTCTGTCTCTATATCAGCATTACTTGTGGCCAGATTACCTTTCTCAATCGGTAAACAAATTCATGGATGGGTTCTTCGTCGAGGGACTAATCAAGAATTGTCTGTTGTTAACTCTTTGGTTGACTTCTATGCGGACCAAAAAAAATTGAAGCAAGTGAGATGGTTGTTTGAACATATGCACGAACGAGATGTGGTATCATGGAATTCGGTCATTTCAGCTCACTCTAAGCACCCTGAAGCTCTATCGTACTTTGAGAAGATGGTGAAATTTGGTGCCACGCCAGATGGTGTCACATTTGTGTCATTGCTGTCCACATGCGCTCATTTAGGGAAACTAGAGGATGGGGAGAGGTTGTTTAGAACTATGAAACAGAGGTATGATATTAGTCCAAGGATGGAACATTATGGCTGTATGGTGAATCTATATGGAAGGATAGGATTGATAGACAAAGCTTTTGATTTTGTAATGAAGGGAATGGAATTTGAAGCTGGACCAACCATTTGGGGTGCATTGTTATATGCTTGCTACAAGCATCGCAATGTTAAAATTGGAGAGATAGCTGCACAACATCTGTTCGAGTTGGAGCCAGATAATGAGCATAATTTTGAGCTTTTGATGAAGATTTATAAGAATGCTGGTCTACTAGAGGATGTAGAGAGAATGAAGCTAATGATGGTAGAACGAGGATTAGATAGTTCGACACCATACAAAAGATGTTAAAGTTTCTTGAAATGACATTTTGCTGATGATTTTTCAGCAAGAAAAGTGGAAATAAAATTTTTTCAAGTAAATAGATATTTTGGGATGATGAAGTTTTGTGATATATGGAGGAACTAGTCAAATT
This sequence is a window from Nicotiana sylvestris chromosome 3, ASM39365v2, whole genome shotgun sequence. Protein-coding genes within it:
- the LOC104241070 gene encoding uncharacterized protein, encoding MENYSIWSRATLLALECKNKLGFIDDIIRRANVGKDLEKQWDRCNALVKSWIMSNVSKDLLGGILFRPDAYSVWNDLKEKFDRVNLTRIYHLYKEVAIFTQGISAVSVYYSKLKDLWDKTDSIMHVSSCCDKSKDFVTHLTNQRLLQFLMGLNDGYSQARSQILMMSPTPLVNQAYAMIVQDES
- the LOC104241069 gene encoding pentatricopeptide repeat-containing protein At4g25270, chloroplastic, whose product is MEIMALPLQQNISISINFRLPYLCTISTYPSFSLTNENTKNRKLQNPKQTRGNPKTHISLPKSRQTQLIFNQRSPPKTKIEALETVISKLESTVSNGTEVNDPQIFASLLETCFNLQAIDHGIRVHRLIPEKLLRKNVGISSKLIRLYACSGQTKKAHELFDKMPKRNASAFPWNSIISGYAENGLFEDALAIYFQMVEEGVEPDCYTFPRALKACGGVGLIHVGEEVHRHVIRRGLESNGFILNALVDMYAKCGDIVKARKLFDQIGTKDLVSWNSMLIGYIRHELISEAFNLFHLMIREGIVPDSVSISALLVARLPFSIGKQIHGWVLRRGTNQELSVVNSLVDFYADQKKLKQVRWLFEHMHERDVVSWNSVISAHSKHPEALSYFEKMVKFGATPDGVTFVSLLSTCAHLGKLEDGERLFRTMKQRYDISPRMEHYGCMVNLYGRIGLIDKAFDFVMKGMEFEAGPTIWGALLYACYKHRNVKIGEIAAQHLFELEPDNEHNFELLMKIYKNAGLLEDVERMKLMMVERGLDSSTPYKRC